The DNA region cctcacgtccagtattgaacagactggaacgtgggattaacaacgggtggcccaataatgggaggtctccacaacaaatggatctaggataggctctgataccatattagaaattaggaggcctatactcaaccacaaaagctagctcaagagtcgaggtttgcactacccttataaagcttatcttggctctatctctagccaatgtgggacttctaacacaccccctcacgtccaggattgaacagactggaacgtgggattaacaacgggtggcccaataatgggaggtctccacaacaaatggatctaggataggctctgataccatattagaaattaggaggcctatactcaaccacaaaagctagctcaagagtcgaggtttgcactacccttataaagcttatcttggctctatctctagccaatgtgggacttctaacagtgTTAAATTCTCTGTGAGTGGAATAGTTATTAAAATGCATACTGCTTTGAAATCCTCAAGAACAGGACACCCGGAAAGAAACTGGGCGAGACATCCACGTTCTGATAAAGTGATAACTTGTAGATGCAGAACTTTAAGTAAAGGAAGATCAACCGAGGAAAACGGTTTCAACTCTTTCAACGTTAACCCCTGCAACTTGAGAACCACAAGAGTAGTGCAAGTGAAGATGGTATACAAGTTGGTGGGTTGTGTAAGGAGCCAATGAGGCATGATGGAAAGATCGAGATTCTGAACTCTGCGTTGAACTGCAACATTAACCCATTTGTTTATACTAGTAGGATCATCATGAGAGATAAATCTGAGGCGGAATTTTTGAATGGATTGGTGGACATCTCGTGAGTGGATAAAAGCATTCACAGACTGAACAAAGCGGCCATAGGCAGCTTTGCATCTGGTACCATAGTCAGCATCATTGAAATCCAAGGACGGGACTGAACGCCACAGTGATTTCCACTCCTTCGAGAGTACGTGATAGATGAGTTCCTCCGGTAAACGGCTACGAAGACTATCTTCCATGTTATATGAGATGATGCAAAAAATTTAGAAATCACTGCATGCAAATACCACCATCTGTTATTCTGGTTTCCTCCACCGCCTTTCCCCCCTCCTCCACTCGGACTAAAGCTTCAGTTCGTCAATGTCTTCCTATTAGGAGCGTTCAGTGAATTAGATTGGTTTGATTTCGAAGGAGAAAACCATTAAATCCAATCTTGTAGGTTTTATGATTATAATGGATTTATCTCAAAATTTAAATTCGAACCAATTTGATTGACAGTTTTTGGATTggatttttcaatttttgtttaattttttttattgtttgatATTATAATGTCTAAATCTTAAAATTgtataataaatataataatgtATAATTCATAAAATCAATttaacattcataaattataatatattcaatatttttaaaatttatgatTATATTGTCACTTTGAtacatatttatttaaataattacttAAAACTCATACTTAAATATTATTGGAAAACATTCAATACAAATTCATGCTCATATCTCAAAAAGAAATATGTATCTAATATATTTGTAATCTATGTAAACTTTTGGTGCAAATATTTCTGTAAATAAAATTCACTTCTCTAGTATTAATATGGAAATATTAATCATAAATTATtcttatatagattattttaggcttaaagggtcaaatgacccctgaaattacaaagggaatcagttccaggacctaaaattttttacatcaaattgggtccctataattttttttttaattcaactaAAGTCAAATGCTGCcagccttcaattttatccTAGTCGGCAATTCCATgtggttttttaattttttttttcattagaaacattataataatttattttttaattcaaaccCATTtatttaagaagaaaaaaaaaaacttaataaaatctctaatttaattaatccataaactaaacaaaaacctaatctaataataacaaatccctaatctaataatcactTCCACTTCACCAGCATCCCAACACATTTCCTCTCATTTTCCAACCCCCATCAGCATCCCAACACATCCaaaaccttcttcttctttgaagaACCTTCTCCCCCTCACAAAACCCATCTCCATTCTCCCCCTGCATCATCCCCCCCCCAACCTAAAATCCCAAATCCAAAAACCCTAGCATAATCCAAAAATCCCAAACAAGAGATTGGGAGAGAGGAAGCCAGAATTGGGAGCAGCGAAGGGTTTGTCGGCACCTTCCATGACCACCGGCGGAGGGTTTGCCGGTGCTTCCACGACCACTCCACCATGAGATCAGAGGTATGGCGGCTCACTAACTCAAGGGTGGGGAGATGAGCGAGGATTCGACCTGCTTCACCCTCTTCGATCTAATTTTTCGATTCAGATTTCTACTTCTCCTTCGATCCAGAACATAGAAACtccttcttcaccttcttcctttgCTGATTTCCCTTTGGGTTAGAGGTTGCTGCAGATGGGTTTGGGTTGGAGAGAGTGGGAGGAATCAGGGGAATGAGGGGGTTGGGTTTGATGTTGCTGGGGATTGGGGTCGGTGTTCTGGGTTTATGTTGTAGATTTATGTTTCTACTGGTGGATAATAGATTCATGGTTTctctttcaaaaataaattatggtttccgttttggatttctttgttttgaaaatTCTTACCCTAATTAATTCCAACACAACACTTAATTGGGGCTGAGATGATTTAATTAtggattaatattaattttcaattaatcatAACATGTGGTATTactgaaatttaaaaaatttaaaaaagccACGTGAAAAAGTTGATCAGGTCAAAATTAAGACACATTTGATGGAAACACACTttatccttaattgaattaaaaaaaatttatagggACCTAATTTGATGTGATATTTTTTCAGGGATcagaactgattccctttacaattccaTGAGTCATTTAACCTTTAAGTCactattttaaatttacatAAACTATATATCGTATCCAccattaattttcaattaaaaacttTCTTTATATAATATGAAATGGGAAGAGTAACAAATCTAATCTAATCTTCCCAATTATCTTCAAGTCAAAACTTCCCGATTACTCATTGAGGCATTTCTGCATGCAAACAACCCAAAGAAGATTGGTATATACTAGGCTCTAGGAGCAAGGGGGCAGGTTGAATATGTGATAAACAACTACCGACCTTAGTTAAACAAGGCCCTTGGTCTATATGTTCAATAGTAGAAATGTAGAATTAGAAAGGGATATCCCTGTCTGTGAAACTGTTCTGGCAAATGCCATACTTGCGGTTATAGTTGGAGACTTGGAGCATGCCATTGCTCACTAGCTCCAAAGACAACCTTGTTTTTCAATGCCAGCTTCTTAGTTGTGCCTGTAAAAAGGCAGAAAAATCAATGTTCTACTAATTGAAATATCAGATTGGATTAATCAAAATTTCACACTTTGTAAAAGTGGAACAAAGTCCAACAAATCGAGCTGGGTACAAAACATTGGAGCAAGGAATTTGCATGTTCAAACATCATACTACACACAATTGCGTCAACTTCAGCACTATATCTAAAATTTACAATAAACCACCAATAAAGAACAAATTCAACTACTTGGAAGAACCTAGCTACTAGGAAGAAATTAGGAAACTACTTGTAGCTACCAAATCTTGTTTGTTATCATGTGAAGGAAAGTTTACACGTTGCAGAGCTTCTTGTGCATGAGGATAATTTTTCTAACTTCTTAAGCCGTTCCTGTTTATCTACGTCAGCGCCACTGTATATTGTCATTCTCTCTAAAGATCTTCCATTCTTCATAATATATCTTGCAAATTCAAACTCACATGCGGCGCCTCTATAATGATTGAGACAACATCTTTTAAGATGTAATAGAATGCATTTAGGAACAGATGGTGGGTACTCCCAATTTGCTGGTTCTTCAAGTAGATAAGACTCATAGAAACGAATATTTGGCTGTTAACAACGAtaacaaaagaaataaataaatgaaatgaaGAAGTGGCAAATAGTAATCATTCTAATTAAGCCTGTAACCAAACCTGGTTAATGATAAGAACTTGAAGCTTGGGGCAACACTTGAGAAATTCCACTACCTCAGACCAATCATTATTATAACTGTTATATTCAAGTTCAATATGGGCCAAATTGTGAAACATGGGGAAATCGTAGGGGCAAATGCCTTTACAAAGACTGCGCTCAATCTGCATGAGTTACAATTGCAATAAATCAAATATCTCATTTCAGAGGAGAGGTTGTCAAAATGACACATGATAAAGTtttggttaaataactcatcatccaatcacattgaagataaatgagctggaaataaattaataaataaaatataaaaattccaactcacttatctccaatatgATTGGATGATGGTTTATTTAACcaaaactttatcatgagtcatttagacaacctcagttaggaataaaaaataatgattcATAAATCAAATACCCAATCGATGCGCAAAACCTTGACATTGTTAACCACTCCCAGCAAAAAATTGTCAGTTCTCGCAGAAAGTTCTGCTCTGAGCAACTTTGGTAATGTTTTAAACTCTGTATCAGTGACATcttcatgaaaatataaaaaacttGCTTTAAAATCCTCAAGAAGTGGACATCCAGAAAGAAGCTGAGCGAGACATCCACGTTTTGAGAACCACAACAATTCTAGATGCATGACTTTAAGGAAAGGTAAATCAACAGAGGAAATAGGTTCCAAGTTGCATTCTCGCAACTTGAGAACCACGAGAGTTTTGCAAGTGAAGATGGAAGACAAGTTAGGGGGTGGTTGATGATACAGGGAACGGAGGTAGAGATCGAGGTGGTGAACTCTGCGTTGCACAACAGCATTAACCCAATCACTGATATTGGCAGGATCGTAATTAGGATGATAAGAATTAGTGTAACAGTTGAGGCGGAATTTGTGGATGGGGAGGTGAAGATCTCGGGAAAAGATGACTGCATACACGGCCTGAACAAAACGATCATAAGTGTCTTCGCTGTTTACACAAGAGTCGTCGAAGTCGAGAGTGGGCACTGAACGCCATAGAGGCATCCAACGCTTCGAGAGAATGCTTGTGACAACAGCTTGCTTGGTTGGGAGAAAAGAGAGTATGTCACGTAGGAGTGCGTCTGGTAAGTTGCTAATCAAATCGCCCATCCTTCTTAGAGAAGTCAAATTTACAAATAACTGAAATGAACGAAAGATTACATACTGCTCATCCCTTTATGCGCATGCTCTTGCGTTTGATGGTGGTGTGTGTCACTAAATTTGAATGCTGAATAACTAGCAGTCACGTTTAACCAATACTGTTACCAAATCTTTATTATTACTTATTTTAGCTTTTATCTTTTATTACAGAATAATTGTATTTTTAGAAATTTAAGATATTTTGTTTACAGTActcttatttaattatttaaaaaaattaggcATGAAAATTTTCTAGTACACATCACCTCATAAACTTTTTCTGAAAGCCATATTTTAACTCATCATAATattcttttataaaaaaaatagaaatcacTCTAAGCTTGAGGGGAGCCATCACCAAATTCTTaaaagaattttcttaactagtgttttttttacccgtgcgttgcacgggaaaaTGTCTactgtatttgatacatcaatcatattataaattgtaaaataatttaagatactacgaatgtaagaacaatcataattaATGAAGCAGatcataaacacatattaatcacggaaaaaaaaagaatgtgtctattgtattttatacatcgatcaatattttaaattataaaaaatgtaacatactaagaatgtaagaacaattataataaagcagatgataaacacgtattaatcatggaaaaaaaagaatgtgatagtagGACAAATTAGgcttgtgaaagataaatcataaaatatgacatcattttgtttatttgaagtcatccaagtttgagaCAATATTGCAGGGTacctacaaaatttatgaaatatataCAAAATAGGGAACAATGAAAAcattaagagaaaattaaaggcCATGGCATTTAGGAATTGAATCAACACTACCAAATATAGTGCTCACTAATTAAGTCAATCAAATTCAGCAACAAAAAATAACCTTTAGGAAGTGAAGCATaaacatttatgtcaaacacttacacaattatcagcaccacataaagcaagttgcatactcgagtgatcttcatcatttttcctccatgtcaGCCGGTTCACAGTAGAGGCATGTGGGGGAGGAGATGGctgatgcagtattagtaaggagtaattTAGGTCAACCTTAGATAATAAAGACAAAtattttaagattttaatattttatgaaaatgtttctcagatttaaaattaaatttaaaaaatcggtttcaagatttgttatggaaataaattttaggtgaagaaaaagtttattcttagagtattaattaaattttatgttatttttattgaatttttgaatattttatgttatttttattgcatTTTTGCATTTGTATTTAATtaaagattttatgagtttttattgagaTTTGGTAGTTTAtatcaattaatttttaaggtatttttattgaatttttagttttttatttaatctaggtaaatcttagataattagggaaaatattttaaatttttaatattttatgaaaaaaaattcagatttaaaattacctttaaaaaatcctaatcaaatctaaaatttaaaaaggtactaaataaatatagataaaaactatcaaaatctagcaaatcacaataaaaactcataaaatcatgaattcaTTAAAattccgaaaattcaataaaaataccataaaaattaattaatactctaaaaataaatccaaaataaattaagataaaatcgagaaataaaaaacctaaatcctaatcaaatctaaaatttaaaaatatatttttttatgagaattaacctgagaatgacacgtgaaattttttttatgagaattaacgtgggaatgacacgtcactaagaattaacgtgagaatgacacgtcactaaatcagcctgataggagttcttcttttctaatatatattgatattgatattgatgatattgatattgatattgattgattgatattgatattgatgagaTATCTAAAATTAACTTTGAAATGACGCAGCGAAAGAATAATTATATATAGGCGATTGTGATCATAGAGCCacaatatgatttttttaaaatatataaataaacacTTGAGAATTTTTTAGTGTGACTTCTGTCCAAAGAGCACCcagaaaacaaagaaaaggaaaaaaaagtagAAGACCATCTCTTACTACCtattatatattcaatttctAATTTTTGGGTAGTGTCATGGCCACATTGGGCCACATTGGTAGGGTGGAAATAAGCCCAAGTCAAGCAAGCTAGGCTTTGCGTGGCCCAGACCTAGTCTGCATTCTCTTTTTGTAGCCCATGCCTGACCTGTGACCTTTTAACAAGCCGAATTGTAAGGTCTAGCGTGATCTACAAGTATACTTCAAAGCCTATATATTTAACAGACAATTTCAAATAAAGAAGATCAATAGACCAGTAGGCTAATAGGCCACGAGCTAATCGACCAGTGGCCAAATATGtctttttatatatcattgcatttacttttcaaataataaaacGTGTACATCATTGCTctcatattatataatttatattaggcttaaatactctagaggtcCCTGACATTGTATaacgtatgaaaataagtccctgaaaaaaaaTCTGATTCGGGATCCCTAGAATAAAATTTAATCGAAATAAGTCTCTACCAGTGTTATGTGCATATGTGGCTGGAATGTTGCAcaatcatcaattccacgtggctttttaaattttttattacactattaatcaattataattaataaatttaacccagattgagaggaagaacatatAACAAATCTTCACCGTCCTcaattcatcttcatcaacatcTGAACCTCAAAATTCTGCTTGAATCTATTAAATTTTGTGAGCAAAATGAGCGAAATCATAGAATTATATGTAAATGAGCAAACTTTCCGCTTGAAACTATGAAATCTGGTTTTGAATATGATGGTGAATGCAAATTGCCTCTGATAGAGTTGATCACTTTGAATTAAAAGTGAATCTTGGTAagtttgttgttgctgctgtgtTTGGTCTTCTCGATTTTGTGTGATTTCTAAAGGAGGTGTTAAGACAGATTCTGCAACcccaacccccacccccacctgcaacctcaacCCCAACACAAAACCTCAACCTGACCCCCACCGCCAACCCCTGCCGTTGTGAAGAGAAGAAGCACCCATGTCGTCAATCTGCTACGATATGCGTTGTGAAGAGAAGTAGAAGGATGATTGGGGTTCGATCTGCTTCTAATCAAGTTCGATCTGCGCCATGAAGAGAAGAAAGGTGGTTGAGTGCGAAGAGAGATTAGGCGAGGGAGCAGTGGTGCGATTTTTTTGAGTTTCGGGTTCTCCCTACTCTGTTTCTGGTGtggaaatatttcatttttaagaTAAGGGAAAAATGATTGTTGGGTTTGTGGGGGTTGGGATTACAGGGTTTGTTTATGGGTTGGGgtagaggttgaagaagatgttGATGAAGATTTTGGTGTTCTCTTCAAAGGAATTTTGGTGTTTAGATGCTGATGAAGATGAATTGAGGATGGGGAAGATGGTGATATCTAAGTTAGGTTTAGGTTTCTTCTGATTTAGGGATCATGGATTATTAGGTTTAGGGATTAattttaagattaaaatgtttaattttttttagaaaggagAATAAAATTGATATTTAAAATCCTTGGAAACATGCTCTTCCAAGGTGAGCTAAATACAATTGATTATAACATgtgtaataaaataaaaataaaaatgtcacGTGGAATGAGTGATTGTGCAAATTTCGAGCCACATAAGCACATAACATGGGTAGGGatttatttagatttaaaaaaaaatccagtgATCCcgaatcggaatttttttttagggACTTAATTTCATACgccatacaatttcagggacttcCAGAGTGTTGAAGCCttttttgtatttatatatGTGTTTAGAGGAGGATGAATAATTAAGAAAAACTCAAACTTTGTGGCAATTCAGATCTGTCAATTTTGTGTGATGTTATTTTGGGGCTATGAGTAAAATGTTTTAAGATTTAGGTTTAGAGATTAATGTTAAActtaaaatttttaattattatttattaatccatgtgtaataaaagaaaattataaaagccacgtggaatcgATGACTGTGTAAAAATAAAGCCACATAAGCTCGTAACACGGGTAGAGACATATTtcgattaattttttttccagggatccagaatttaaaaaaaaaattcaagtgcTTATTTTCGTACGCCATACAATTccagggacctccagagtatttgaGCCTTTATATTATTGATAACaattatattacataaacaagTCGGCTTATCAAGCCAAATATGCTTTTTTGGATAGTTAGTGTCTGACCTTTTTAGTTAGTCAAGCATTTTAAAAAGTCAAGACCCAACCTTTTTAATAAACAGGCCTCGCCAGGAGTTTTATCCTAAGAACATTGAATGGGGGtagagtacccaaagtgtgaggaaagtgatatgAGTGTTTTAGATAGAGAAGTTCTAaccgctagagagagagaataactgaatttcaatctgaatatttctcaaatgagtcaagagtcctttacaattggtaaccgtcccctatttataggtgtggagttgggcttggcgcctctaTTGTaccttaatgggccagttgggcttTGGGGAGAGAGGCCCAAACCCCTGGCACGCTCCCTGCCTAAGGCCGatgcccctgggcgagggaccccggggtctcgcccagtccaccaaGCCAAACCTCTAACAAGCTAAGTCATCGGCCCATGACAAGTCGCTTGGCGTATTTCTACCTCTACACGCGGTGGCTCTGCCACTGATGACTCATACACAGATTGAACAAAGCCATGATATGAATCTTTGTTTCCCATATAGTGGACATATTCGAATTATAGAGTGGGGGTTGAAGCTTTAATGGGAGAAAAGAAAGTATATGACAGAGGAGTGATTCTCGTAAGCTGCTAATTTCGTTTTCCATTTCAGATGAATGCAAAATCACAAATCATGAGGGAAATTGATGCGCGTGCTACGGGTAGCTAAACACTAAACAATAGTATGGCCCTAGTGAGTCTCTCACAAGTATAACTCTACTTCATTTGTTCACTTTAAGGTTGTGACATATGTAAGGTTATAAGGTGGTTGGGTCTTACACTGGGATCACACTTCTTTTAATAGTTAGATCACATAACGTTGGTGGGATTGGAGATAAGacattgaaaaaataatatttgttcttattttttaaaattcatatCTTATATCCTAACATACCATTTATCTCTGTTATTACTTATatcttttttttcaattttcctaccacTATTAAGTTAAGCGTATTGGAAGTGCTTTGGGATCCCCGCTTCGTTCCGGGTATGGTGGTTGCCTTCGGGATGCCCGTGGAGTGTGGTTAATTGGTTTTGCTAGCTTTGGTGGTCAAGCTTCGGTGTTACATATGGAGCTTATGGCACTTTTTCATGGTTTGAGGATCTCGTGGGAGCGAGGCTACAGAAGGGTGGTTTGTTACTAGGACTCTTCGCTACCTGTGGCTCTAGTTGGTGACCCTCCCTCTCATTATCATGTTCTGGCGGCTTTGATCTATAACATTGTGGAGCTGCTTCAAAGGCTCTGGGAGGTGCGAGTGGAGCATACATTGCGTGAGGGAAATGCTTGCGCTGGTTTCTTAGCTAAAATGGGAGCCAGACAAGGTTTAGATTTCCTCCTTGTTCAGAACCCCCCTCCTGACTTTGAACCTTTGCTTTTAGCTGACTCTCTAGGCTCAACCTTTGTTAGGTTGTAGGGGGTGTTTCgttttgttttttcttgttctgtttttgtttttttattgttaagcataaaaaaaatgtaattaattttctcttgaaaatataaaagtgacaaataaatagaaaaaaattaaaataatgacAGTTATATATGAATAGAGAGAGTATTTTCTTAATTTGGAAAGagtatttttttgtcaatgtcaaattgtttttttttaacattggGAAAACTAAAGTGAAACTACACATTCAAGTAATGACAAAAATGAAATTGGAAGGAGGAATGTTTTAAACACAACGGAAAGTCTGTTGTCCCCATAGCATTTGAAGCTATATCGCAGTTTCTACTTTCTAGTAATatgagataaaaagaaaaatagacgAACTCCAATTCAACGTACATCTGACTTATGAGAATCACATCCTAAACTAATAATTATTAACATTCCTCTTGCTTATAAGGATATTGACAACCTCCAAACAACAGTCAATCTTCACTCCGAGCAACTCAGCATGAAAAAACATCTATATTACTGGAAGTGCAAGATGAACTTGATACCCCCCATCACTCAATGCATTCATTGTGTTTAATTTGTTGCCATTGTCTTAAATAAATGGTGTAAGTATCTTCTTAGAAGCTCCATGTATCCCTCCCAAACATCATAATAAGCTTGGAAGGTGAAAAGTATTTACTCACAAAATTATGTTTGAATAAGAAGTCTCACAAATCACAATGATACCcaatataaattaggggtagGCGTAAAATGAGTGGAAGAAACGATTTGCTGCATGTGTGAGACAGCCAAAAGGTGTGAGATTttgaatattaaaaaaaaccatCGGATAAAAGTTTTTATCTTCAGGCTTTTCGTAGAGAAAAAAAAGGTAGAACCCCTACCTCTAACTTACTTTTTCTTGATTATTGGAtaattgtttgtttttattttttaaaagcgaataattgtttgtgatttttttctttgagaGGCGAATAATTCTTTGTGATCTGTGATTTGTACAATCATACTATATATACTATTCGGTTTATGTATAGAGTTTATTTTGTAGgcatttaaagtttttttttacacaGTTAAacaatcagattttaaagatatgagaaaatatgttatttatttaatttgattaattaTTATGACACATTCTTACAATCTCATTAGTTGACGGTGTAAAATAAATTTACCCTGTCAGtgcatcatcatttttctcttaAGTATATTACCAACGAATTTATGAATagtgatataatttttttaattatattgtaAAGAGAACAcattcaataaaattattttgacTCTTCATTGggataaaaaatcatatttaaccactaaaatttaatttgtatttcTGATTTCTGATGATAATTAATGAGATTCAAATAAATCTAATTTAATAGGATTGTTGGCCCAAAATGTTTGGCCCAAAACGCATGGGGCAGTCGAAAATGGACCAGGAGAGGTGAGGAAAAATGCTAAGTTAAATGGATAGCAGATTTCGACGAGGGGACGTTGATAACCGTTGCTACAAACGCGGACACACTAAACACGTGCAACCATTGACTAAGTCAATAAAGAGAACGTGCGCTTCCCATGACGTGGCCAAGAGGCGGTTGAAGAACATCATCTCCACCACTACGCAtggaacttccggagcaagcagcagatcgtggggggggggggggtaagaCCCACTAACTCGTCtagcaaggaagaagaaaccgCCAAGTTCATACAGGACAtagagctctataaataggtgagTTTAATGCAGAAaaaggttcccaactcaactctaaAAATCACTACAAAACTCTCATGtctgcatcaaagagactcaacgagcctaacatgatcatggaggagtatgttgccgaACCAGCCGTTTATGATTCCTGCACTTAGATAGTTTCGAACTTGTTctcattgttgcttttgttagATTTCCTGTCGATTTTATGAGTTTGGATTGATGTAAAGCTTTTTACTTAGTGAATTTTATCTTCAAGCACTTTTGATTGTCTTGCGTTTTGCTTTCGAATCCTTATTTCCTTTTATCCTTTGACACACGATTGTCGAAAAACCCGATTTCACACGCGCTTttgcaagacgttttcccaaaataACCCTAATTCGCAAAACTCATAAACTTTTTCCAGTCTAATTTGGaagatgtttgtttaccaaatatcacggtaaacaaattggcacgcccggtgggaccgtttttgtgaaaaccaagttttacagaagcgttttgtgtgaaGTTTTATTGTTTTTGCTACTTGTTTTTCGTCCTTGCTTGCGCGAGTTAGTTTTATGCACTTGAGAAGTGGTAGGACAATAAGTATGGCGAATAGTCGAGGTAGAACCTCCCCGCAAGGATCCAATGTGGTGAATCAGAATAGCCCTGGTGGGAGCAGTAGTAACAATGAGGAGGAGTTGTCTCCTGGAACGAATCCTGGCGTCATAGCACCACCCCAGGGTATAGTAATGTCGGCCGTGGCCGAGATCCTATCTCCACCACGGTTCAGGCCGTCACACTGCCAACTGTGACGAGGGGAGTGGCTAACGTGGCCCAAACATCCTTTATACCGAACCTTCCTCCGCCTGTGAGAGATATGCCCTTTGGCATGCCTACATCGTTAATGCATGGCTTGTAGGGCAATTACGTTCTCTGAGAATGTGCCCCCTTTTGGGATGCTCCATTCGGGGCAAATGGCACAATGATGAACTTAGGAAATCGAGTGAGCCCTCCCGGCTTTGCCACGGGGCAAAGT from Lotus japonicus ecotype B-129 chromosome 2, LjGifu_v1.2 includes:
- the LOC130736726 gene encoding FBD-associated F-box protein At1g66320-like, encoding MEDSLRSRLPEELIYHVLSKEWKSLWRSVPSLDFNDADYGTRCKAAYGRFVQSVNAFIHSRDVHQSIQKFRLRFISHDDPTSINKWVNVAVQRRVQNLDLSIMPHWLLTQPTNLYTIFTCTTLVVLKLQGLTLKELKPFSSVDLPLLKVLHLQVITLSERGCLAQFLSGCPVLEDFKAMDFIYNLHDDEGTEPYVFPKFHNLTHIELVYRCCANDWLQVVELLKQCPKLRVLVINQVHVSAIHSNGHFSEHEPDILKKDNTNFMGS
- the LOC130736727 gene encoding F-box/FBD/LRR-repeat protein At4g00160-like, with amino-acid sequence MGDLISNLPDALLRDILSFLPTKQAVVTSILSKRWMPLWRSVPTLDFDDSCVNSEDTYDRFVQAVYAVIFSRDLHLPIHKFRLNCYTNSYHPNYDPANISDWVNAVVQRRVHHLDLYLRSLYHQPPPNLSSIFTCKTLVVLKLRECNLEPISSVDLPFLKVMHLELLWFSKRGCLAQLLSGCPLLEDFKASFLYFHEDVTDTEFKTLPKLLRAELSARTDNFLLGVVNNVKVLRIDWIERSLCKGICPYDFPMFHNLAHIELEYNSYNNDWSEVVEFLKCCPKLQVLIINQPNIRFYESYLLEEPANWEYPPSVPKCILLHLKRCCLNHYRGAACEFEFARYIMKNGRSLERMTIYSGADVDKQERLKKYSAEVDAIVCSMMFEHANSLLQCTTKKLALKNKVVFGASEQWHAPSLQL